The Opitutales bacterium ASA1 genome window below encodes:
- a CDS encoding DUF3450 domain-containing protein has translation MLLHCTIRPRGRRLLFVAAALVSGSVQAAEPSRLAATIDTQAGTTRAAAASQQVVDTLNSETEQLLDEYRYALRQIESLEAYNAQVEKIVAAQASEIAGIEAQLAELETTNREVIPLMLKMITMLERILEADIPFLIEERTARVSGLREMMDRADISSSEKYRRVLEAYQVEVEYARTIEAYTGELEAFGSDRRVDFLRIGRVALYYQTLDGSEIGFFDPGTRQWSRLGKEYATAVRSGLQIARKQVAPDLLRLPLPAPSIVSDR, from the coding sequence ATGCTTCTTCACTGCACCATCAGGCCGAGGGGGCGTCGCCTGCTCTTCGTAGCGGCTGCGCTCGTCTCTGGATCGGTCCAAGCCGCGGAACCCAGCCGGCTCGCGGCTACGATCGATACTCAGGCCGGCACTACCCGGGCTGCTGCGGCTTCGCAACAGGTCGTCGACACTCTCAACAGCGAGACCGAGCAACTGCTCGATGAGTACCGCTACGCGCTCCGCCAGATCGAGAGCCTCGAGGCCTACAACGCACAGGTCGAAAAGATCGTCGCGGCGCAGGCGTCGGAAATCGCCGGCATCGAAGCACAACTCGCCGAGCTCGAGACGACCAATCGAGAAGTGATCCCGCTGATGTTGAAGATGATCACCATGCTCGAGCGCATCCTCGAGGCCGACATTCCGTTCCTCATCGAAGAGCGGACTGCGCGCGTTTCGGGACTGCGCGAGATGATGGATCGCGCGGACATCTCCTCCTCGGAGAAGTATCGGCGCGTGCTCGAGGCATATCAAGTCGAGGTGGAGTACGCGCGCACGATCGAAGCCTACACCGGCGAGCTCGAGGCCTTCGGGAGCGACCGTCGGGTCGACTTCCTTCGGATCGGCCGCGTCGCGCTCTATTATCAAACTCTCGACGGCAGCGAGATCGGATTCTTCGATCCCGGCACGAGGCAGTGGTCCCGACTCGGCAAAGAATACGCCACCGCGGTGAGGAGCGGTCTCCAGATCGCACGCAAACAAGTCGCGCCCGACTTGCTGCGTCTTCCCTTGCCCGCACCCTCTATCGTTTCCGACCGATGA